A stretch of Streptomyces vietnamensis DNA encodes these proteins:
- a CDS encoding YcnI family protein, which translates to MSVSRVSATTRVALAGGIALSSVVLLSGTAFAHVGVQPHGEAAKGGYATVDIKVPNERDNASTVKLEVNFPLDHPLASVMPQPVPGWKVEVTKSKLSKPLEMHGKKINEAVSKVTWTADGSKIGPGQFQQFPLSLGQLPEDTDELVLKAIQTYDNKEVVRWIEEQKDGAEEPENPAPVLKLSAASADEDHHGGADHHGGAAPSASAESDEKAGHDDEKADHEETASASSATDTTARVLGVVGILVGIAGVAFGVLAGRRRSA; encoded by the coding sequence ATGAGCGTTTCCCGTGTCTCCGCCACCACCCGCGTCGCCCTCGCCGGCGGCATCGCCCTCTCCTCCGTGGTGCTGCTGTCCGGCACCGCCTTCGCGCACGTCGGCGTGCAGCCGCACGGCGAGGCGGCCAAGGGCGGCTACGCGACCGTCGACATCAAGGTCCCGAACGAGCGCGACAACGCCTCCACCGTGAAGCTGGAGGTCAACTTCCCGCTCGACCACCCGCTGGCCTCCGTCATGCCGCAGCCCGTCCCCGGCTGGAAGGTCGAGGTGACCAAGAGCAAGCTCAGCAAGCCGCTGGAGATGCACGGCAAGAAGATCAACGAGGCCGTCTCCAAGGTCACCTGGACCGCCGACGGCTCGAAGATCGGCCCCGGCCAGTTCCAGCAGTTCCCGCTCTCCCTCGGCCAGCTGCCGGAGGACACCGACGAGCTGGTCCTCAAGGCGATCCAGACGTACGACAACAAGGAGGTCGTGCGCTGGATCGAGGAGCAGAAGGACGGCGCCGAGGAGCCGGAGAACCCGGCCCCCGTCCTGAAGCTCTCCGCCGCCTCCGCCGACGAGGACCACCACGGCGGTGCGGACCACCACGGTGGTGCGGCCCCGTCCGCCTCCGCCGAGTCCGACGAGAAGGCCGGTCACGACGACGAGAAGGCCGACCACGAGGAGACCGCCTCCGCCTCCTCGGCCACCGACACCACGGCCCGTGTCCTCGGTGTCGTCGGCATCCTCGTCGGCATCGCCGGCGTCGCCTTCGGCGTCCTCGCCGGCCGTCGCCGCTCGGCCTGA
- a CDS encoding bifunctional DNA primase/polymerase — protein MREILGRRRRLRFRRKERTARLDAAVTFAVEWNWPVLPGAGLRATTRTATGTGAGLREATRTAMGAAPRAAVGAGAVCSCPDPDCVVPGAHPYDPGLLAATTDERMIRWWWTRRPDAPVVLATGGRAPCAVSLPAVAGARALAALDAAGMRLGPVVATPTRWSILVAPYGLERLGELLYAKDDVPSSLRFHGEGGYLLLPPSVAGTGQVRWERAPLAGSARPWLPDVEAVVDALVEASTSTPGGGSRLAY, from the coding sequence ATGCGCGAGATCCTCGGAAGGCGACGCAGGCTCCGGTTCCGGCGCAAGGAGAGGACCGCCCGGCTCGACGCCGCGGTCACCTTCGCGGTCGAGTGGAACTGGCCCGTCCTGCCGGGCGCGGGCCTGAGAGCGACGACCCGTACGGCCACGGGAACGGGCGCGGGCCTGAGGGAAGCGACCCGTACGGCCATGGGAGCGGCGCCCCGTGCGGCCGTGGGAGCCGGAGCGGTCTGCTCCTGCCCCGACCCCGACTGCGTGGTGCCCGGCGCGCACCCCTACGACCCCGGACTGCTCGCGGCCACCACGGACGAGCGCATGATCCGCTGGTGGTGGACCCGGCGACCGGACGCCCCGGTGGTCCTTGCCACGGGCGGCCGCGCGCCCTGCGCCGTCAGCCTCCCGGCGGTGGCGGGGGCGCGGGCCCTCGCCGCGCTCGACGCGGCGGGCATGCGGCTCGGCCCGGTGGTGGCGACCCCGACCCGCTGGTCGATCCTCGTCGCCCCGTACGGCCTCGAACGGCTCGGCGAGCTGCTGTACGCGAAGGACGACGTGCCCAGCTCGCTGCGGTTCCACGGCGAGGGCGGCTATCTGCTCCTTCCGCCGTCGGTCGCGGGCACCGGGCAGGTGCGCTGGGAGCGGGCACCGCTCGCGGGCTCGGCCCGGCCCTGGCTGCCCGACGTCGAGGCGGTGGTCGACGCCCTGGTCGAGGCGAGCACGAGCACGCCGGGCGGTGGGAGCAGGCTGGCGTACTGA
- the efeB gene encoding iron uptake transporter deferrochelatase/peroxidase subunit produces MTDSDNLDLSRRRLLGTVGAAGAAGLVVGAAGGAGISAALSGDDTAGAGAGGAPALTTVGSTAVMFHGKHQAGITTPLQSRGHLIAFDLAPGAGRKEAAALLRRWSATAKVLMSGKAPAEDTGIALDAGPSSLTVTFGFGRTFFDRTGLTSRRPAALDPLPAFSSDALDPRRSEGDLWVQIGADDALVAFHALRAIQKDAGDAARVRWQMNGFNRSAGATTKPMTARNLMGQVDGTGNPKPTDPDFDRRIFVPAGSGGAPEWMAGGSYAVVRRIRMLLDDWEKLPLDRQEKVIGRRKSDGAPLTGGSETTELDLNKLGPDGKTVIPDNAHSRISAPEQNGGAAMLRRPFSFHDGIGPDGTPDAGLLFVCWQADPLRGFVPVQRKLDRGDALSQFIRHEASGLFAVPGGPAEGEYVGQRLLEA; encoded by the coding sequence GTGACCGACAGCGACAACCTCGACCTCTCCCGGCGGCGCCTGCTCGGCACCGTCGGCGCGGCGGGCGCCGCCGGCCTCGTCGTCGGCGCGGCCGGCGGCGCCGGGATCTCCGCGGCCCTGTCCGGCGACGACACCGCCGGAGCCGGAGCCGGCGGCGCCCCGGCCCTGACCACCGTCGGCTCGACCGCGGTGATGTTTCACGGGAAACACCAGGCGGGCATCACCACCCCCCTCCAGTCCCGCGGTCATCTGATCGCCTTCGACCTCGCCCCGGGCGCCGGCCGCAAGGAGGCCGCCGCCCTGCTGCGCCGCTGGTCGGCCACGGCGAAGGTGCTGATGTCGGGCAAGGCCCCGGCCGAGGACACCGGTATCGCCCTGGACGCGGGCCCGTCCTCCCTCACGGTCACCTTCGGCTTCGGCCGTACCTTCTTCGACCGCACCGGGCTCACCTCGCGGCGGCCCGCCGCGCTCGACCCGCTGCCCGCCTTCTCCTCCGACGCCCTGGACCCCCGGCGCTCGGAGGGCGATCTGTGGGTGCAGATCGGCGCCGACGACGCGCTCGTCGCCTTCCACGCGCTGCGCGCGATCCAGAAGGACGCGGGGGACGCGGCCCGGGTGCGCTGGCAGATGAACGGCTTCAACCGCTCGGCCGGTGCCACCACGAAGCCGATGACCGCCCGCAACCTGATGGGCCAGGTCGACGGCACGGGCAACCCGAAGCCCACCGACCCGGACTTCGACCGGCGGATCTTCGTCCCGGCCGGGTCCGGCGGCGCACCGGAGTGGATGGCCGGCGGCTCGTACGCGGTGGTGCGCCGGATCCGGATGCTGCTCGACGACTGGGAGAAGCTGCCCCTGGACCGGCAGGAGAAGGTCATCGGGCGCCGGAAGTCCGACGGTGCCCCGCTCACCGGCGGCTCGGAGACCACCGAGCTCGACCTGAACAAGCTCGGTCCTGACGGGAAGACGGTCATCCCGGACAACGCCCACTCCCGGATCTCCGCCCCCGAACAGAACGGCGGTGCGGCGATGCTGCGCAGGCCGTTCTCCTTCCACGACGGGATCGGTCCGGACGGGACGCCGGACGCGGGCCTCCTCTTCGTCTGCTGGCAGGCGGACCCGCTCCGGGGCTTCGTCCCGGTGCAGCGCAAGCTCGACCGGGGCGACGCGCTGTCCCAGTTCATCCGCCACGAGGCGAGCGGCCTGTTCGCGGTCCCGGGCGGCCCCGCCGAGGGCGAGTACGTGGGCCAGCGCCTCCTGGAGGCGTGA
- a CDS encoding ATP-binding protein, with protein MSIWWSLHLRREAASVPLARRLLLGTMETAGVDPDVSYELSVALTEACANAVEHGGGGGSREPEGAYRVTAYLDGETCRIEVADSGPGFPGAAAPARPSDDAEHGRGLRLIEELADHVQFGNRSGRGGAVVSFDKILKWRDSPSLLMA; from the coding sequence ATGAGCATCTGGTGGTCACTCCATCTGCGGCGCGAGGCCGCGAGCGTGCCGCTCGCGCGAAGGCTTCTGCTGGGCACGATGGAGACGGCGGGCGTCGATCCCGACGTGTCGTACGAGTTGTCGGTCGCGCTGACCGAGGCCTGTGCCAACGCCGTGGAGCACGGCGGCGGAGGAGGTTCCCGCGAGCCGGAGGGCGCGTACCGGGTGACGGCCTACCTGGACGGCGAGACCTGCCGCATCGAGGTCGCCGACTCGGGCCCGGGTTTTCCCGGGGCGGCGGCGCCCGCGCGCCCCTCGGACGACGCGGAGCACGGCCGGGGGCTGCGCCTGATCGAGGAGCTGGCCGATCACGTCCAGTTCGGCAACCGCTCGGGCCGGGGCGGTGCCGTGGTCAGCTTCGACAAGATCCTGAAGTGGCGGGACAGCCCGTCGCTCCTCATGGCGTGA
- a CDS encoding PP2C family protein-serine/threonine phosphatase, with translation MSAPRMPKVAGIDSTVPGSPHTTSPLPGVPAAAGPSDEALPPGVLIQDRLASWVSDLTTLHELTERLIRTSSLDEALREVLDAGAALVGARRGMAVLEPADGHGPTSTIGLGLAHSDLGTIETVPRSATSYGRLLDGLPDPVHPERVPGPIAIRDVRTEAGLDPRHREVAARLGYAASYALPLATEEAGRLGALVWLYDEPAEPDERRRHLIGLYGRFATEHLARLLQVERARVQVSTVAEELLPSRLPRVPGVQLAARHRTGPMGGGDWYDALPLPDGALGLAVGSVCGTGPSALAAMGRLRASLRAYAVMEGEDPVAVLSDLELLLRLTEPARSATALFAYAEPAQRRIVLAGAGHAPPLVVGDHRTEFVETSLSAPLGMLSCWEAPSVELSPAPGETVLLYTDGLLRRTGDAMDRAFARLHAAAASVPKADRGDPGAVADHVLRTLLPEGLDRAVEGEDVVLLAARFE, from the coding sequence ATGAGCGCCCCACGCATGCCGAAAGTGGCCGGAATCGATTCCACTGTTCCCGGGTCACCGCACACTACGTCGCCCCTTCCCGGGGTCCCCGCGGCGGCGGGTCCCTCCGACGAGGCCCTCCCCCCCGGAGTCCTGATCCAGGACCGGCTCGCCTCCTGGGTCTCCGACCTCACCACCCTCCACGAACTCACCGAGCGCCTCATCAGGACCTCCTCCCTCGACGAGGCCCTCCGCGAGGTGCTCGACGCCGGCGCCGCCCTCGTCGGCGCCCGCCGCGGCATGGCCGTCCTCGAACCGGCCGACGGCCACGGCCCCACCAGCACCATCGGCCTCGGCCTCGCCCACTCCGACCTCGGCACCATCGAGACCGTCCCGCGCAGCGCCACCAGCTACGGCCGCCTCCTCGACGGCCTCCCCGACCCCGTCCACCCCGAGCGCGTCCCCGGTCCGATCGCCATCCGCGACGTCCGTACGGAGGCGGGCCTCGACCCCCGCCACCGCGAGGTCGCCGCCCGCCTCGGCTACGCCGCCAGCTACGCCCTCCCCCTCGCCACCGAGGAGGCCGGCCGACTCGGCGCGCTCGTCTGGCTCTACGACGAGCCCGCCGAACCCGACGAGCGCCGACGCCACCTCATCGGGCTCTACGGCCGCTTCGCCACCGAGCACCTCGCCCGGCTCCTCCAGGTCGAACGCGCCCGCGTCCAGGTCTCCACCGTCGCCGAGGAACTGCTCCCCAGCCGCCTCCCCCGCGTCCCCGGCGTCCAGCTCGCCGCCCGCCACCGCACCGGCCCCATGGGCGGCGGCGACTGGTACGACGCGCTGCCGCTGCCCGACGGCGCCCTCGGCCTGGCCGTCGGCTCCGTCTGCGGCACCGGACCCAGCGCGCTCGCCGCCATGGGCCGGCTCCGCGCCTCCCTCCGGGCGTACGCGGTGATGGAGGGCGAGGACCCCGTCGCCGTCCTCTCCGACCTGGAGCTCCTGCTCCGGCTCACCGAACCCGCCCGCTCGGCGACCGCCCTCTTCGCGTACGCCGAGCCCGCGCAGCGCCGGATCGTCCTCGCCGGCGCCGGACACGCCCCGCCGCTGGTCGTCGGCGACCACCGCACGGAGTTCGTCGAGACCTCGCTCTCGGCCCCGCTCGGGATGCTCTCCTGCTGGGAGGCGCCCAGCGTGGAGCTGTCCCCCGCACCCGGAGAAACGGTGCTTCTCTACACGGACGGGCTGCTGCGCCGTACCGGCGACGCCATGGACCGGGCCTTCGCCCGGCTCCACGCGGCCGCCGCGAGCGTGCCGAAGGCGGACCGGGGCGACCCGGGCGCCGTCGCCGACCACGTCCTGCGGACCCTGCTCCCCGAGGGCCTGGACCGGGCCGTGGAGGGGGAGGACGTGGTCCTGCTCGCCGCGCGCTTCGAGTGA
- a CDS encoding DUF5926 family protein, translating to MAKKRPQTKAGKAGQAQVTSGEIPVVGAREPCPCGSGRRYKACHGRAAAHAVTELVQRPFEGLPGECDWVALRELVPAATVPLTLKGGLPEGVPSVTLATVLPMAWPALRRDDGSVLLALQNDSSSGDLARDLADTLQRALEAEPGTPIPARRVPAEGPRLQELLDADAPFEPEVHSGFEFWIPQSADGADPEVAASLERANAAAIPTVKLASVDSAYWCEVPDKNHLRWVMPHPEEKLLDALARLQAGEGTSLGADTRLVGSFRAHGLMVPVWDLPSSMTAEDCEKPAAEFAERLTAALASDAPLTAEERRARGGLTNRQVTLS from the coding sequence ATGGCCAAGAAGCGCCCCCAGACGAAGGCCGGCAAGGCCGGCCAGGCACAGGTCACGAGCGGGGAGATCCCGGTCGTCGGCGCGCGCGAGCCGTGCCCGTGCGGTTCGGGCCGCCGCTACAAGGCGTGTCACGGCCGGGCCGCCGCGCACGCCGTGACCGAGCTCGTCCAGCGCCCCTTCGAGGGTCTGCCCGGCGAGTGCGACTGGGTCGCGCTGCGCGAGCTGGTGCCGGCCGCGACCGTGCCGCTCACCCTGAAGGGCGGGCTGCCCGAGGGCGTGCCGTCCGTGACGCTCGCGACCGTGCTGCCGATGGCGTGGCCGGCGCTCCGCCGCGACGACGGCTCCGTCCTGCTCGCCCTGCAGAACGACTCCTCCTCCGGCGACCTGGCCCGCGACCTCGCCGACACCCTCCAGCGCGCCCTGGAGGCGGAGCCGGGCACCCCGATCCCCGCGCGCCGCGTGCCGGCCGAGGGCCCGCGCCTGCAGGAGCTGCTCGACGCGGACGCCCCGTTCGAGCCGGAGGTCCACTCGGGCTTCGAGTTCTGGATCCCGCAGTCCGCGGACGGCGCGGACCCGGAGGTCGCGGCCTCCCTGGAGCGGGCCAACGCGGCCGCGATCCCGACCGTGAAGCTGGCGAGCGTCGACTCCGCGTACTGGTGCGAGGTCCCGGACAAGAACCACCTGCGCTGGGTCATGCCGCACCCGGAGGAGAAGCTCCTCGACGCGCTCGCCCGGCTCCAGGCCGGCGAGGGCACCTCGCTCGGCGCGGACACCCGGCTCGTCGGCTCCTTCCGTGCCCACGGTCTGATGGTGCCGGTGTGGGACCTGCCGTCGTCGATGACGGCCGAGGACTGCGAGAAGCCGGCGGCCGAGTTCGCCGAGCGGCTGACCGCGGCGCTCGCCTCGGACGCGCCGCTGACGGCGGAGGAGCGCCGGGCGCGCGGCGGTCTCACGAACCGCCAGGTGACTCTCAGCTGA
- a CDS encoding aminopeptidase P family protein, with protein sequence MAEELTPETPEETETEEQAIKQRKNGLYPGVSDELAENMKSGWADTELTGLAPIAQADKTAARRAALSARFPGERLVIPAGNLKTRSNDTEYAFRASTEYAYLTGDQTQDGVLVLEPTADGHEATIYLLPRSNRENGEFWLDGQGELWVGRRHSLAEAEQLLGIPAKDVRELADALKEATGPVRAVRGHDAGIEAALTDKVTAERDEELRIFLSEARLVKDAFEIAELEKACASTARGFEDVVKVLDKAEATSERYIEGTFFLRARVEGNDIGYGSIAAAGPHACTLHWVRNDGPVRSGDLLLLDAGVETTELYTADITRTLPINGRYTEIQRKIYDAVYEAQEAGIAAVKPGAAYRDFHDAAQRVLAEKLVEWGLVEGPVERVLELGLQRRWTLHGTGHMLGMDVHDCAAARTEMYVDTTLEPGMCLTVEPGLYFQADDLTVPEEYRGIGVRIEDDILVTEDGNRNLSAALPRHADEVEAWMAALKG encoded by the coding sequence GTGGCCGAGGAGCTCACCCCGGAGACCCCGGAAGAGACCGAGACCGAAGAGCAGGCGATCAAGCAGCGGAAGAACGGCCTCTACCCGGGCGTGTCCGACGAGCTCGCCGAGAACATGAAGTCCGGCTGGGCCGACACCGAGCTCACCGGCCTCGCGCCGATCGCGCAGGCCGACAAGACCGCCGCCCGCCGCGCCGCGCTCTCCGCCCGCTTCCCGGGCGAGCGCCTGGTGATCCCCGCCGGCAACCTGAAGACCCGGTCGAACGACACCGAGTACGCCTTCCGCGCCTCCACCGAGTACGCGTACCTCACCGGCGACCAGACCCAGGACGGCGTCCTCGTCCTGGAGCCCACGGCCGACGGCCACGAGGCCACGATCTACCTGCTGCCGCGCTCCAACCGCGAGAACGGCGAGTTCTGGCTCGACGGCCAGGGCGAGCTGTGGGTCGGCCGCCGCCACTCCCTCGCCGAGGCCGAGCAGCTCCTCGGCATCCCGGCCAAGGACGTCCGCGAGCTCGCCGACGCCCTCAAGGAGGCCACCGGCCCCGTCCGCGCCGTCCGCGGCCACGACGCCGGCATCGAGGCCGCGCTGACCGACAAGGTCACCGCCGAGCGCGACGAGGAACTGCGGATCTTCCTCTCCGAGGCCCGCCTCGTGAAGGACGCCTTCGAGATCGCCGAGCTGGAGAAGGCCTGCGCCTCCACCGCCCGCGGCTTCGAGGACGTCGTCAAGGTCCTCGACAAGGCCGAGGCCACCAGCGAGCGCTACATCGAGGGCACGTTCTTCCTCCGCGCCCGCGTCGAGGGCAACGACATCGGCTACGGCTCCATCGCCGCCGCGGGACCGCACGCCTGCACCCTGCACTGGGTCCGCAACGACGGCCCGGTCCGCTCCGGCGACCTGCTGCTGCTCGACGCCGGCGTGGAGACCACCGAGCTCTACACCGCCGACATCACCCGCACCCTGCCGATCAACGGCCGGTACACCGAGATCCAGCGCAAGATCTACGACGCCGTGTACGAGGCGCAGGAGGCCGGCATCGCCGCGGTGAAGCCCGGCGCCGCCTACCGCGACTTCCACGACGCCGCCCAGCGCGTCCTCGCCGAGAAGCTCGTCGAGTGGGGCCTCGTCGAGGGCCCGGTCGAGCGCGTCCTGGAGCTCGGCCTCCAGCGCCGCTGGACCCTGCACGGCACCGGCCACATGCTCGGCATGGACGTCCACGACTGCGCCGCCGCGCGCACCGAGATGTACGTGGACACCACCCTGGAGCCGGGCATGTGCCTGACGGTCGAGCCCGGTCTGTACTTCCAGGCCGACGACCTGACCGTGCCGGAGGAGTACCGCGGCATCGGCGTCCGGATCGAGGACGACATCCTCGTCACCGAGGACGGCAACCGGAACCTCTCGGCCGCGCTGCCGCGCCACGCCGACGAGGTCGAGGCGTGGATGGCCGCGCTGAAGGGCTGA
- a CDS encoding SCO family protein yields the protein MSEEKTPGTATATATTRPGRRTPLVIAAVAIAAAIGITAAVGLGGNDDKPAGSGSAVAEVVGGSDNTKAATVLDRPFTKPALVLTDTKGQKYDLRERTKGKPTLIYFGYTHCPDVCPLTMSNIAIARKQLPKADQDKLQVVFVTTDPERDTSAELAKWLPAAGDPSFTGLTGDFSAIQAGARQIGIGIDPPTKDKDGNVVSMHGAQVIAFSPTTDQGYVLYGEDATVDDYAKDLPKIIKGENP from the coding sequence ATGTCTGAAGAGAAGACGCCCGGGACGGCGACGGCCACGGCCACGACCCGCCCCGGGCGGCGCACGCCGCTCGTCATCGCGGCCGTCGCGATCGCCGCCGCGATCGGCATCACCGCCGCCGTCGGCCTCGGCGGCAACGACGACAAGCCCGCGGGCTCCGGCTCGGCGGTCGCCGAGGTCGTCGGCGGCAGCGACAACACCAAGGCCGCCACCGTCCTCGACCGGCCGTTCACCAAGCCCGCACTCGTCCTCACCGACACCAAGGGCCAGAAGTACGACCTGCGGGAGCGCACCAAGGGCAAGCCGACCCTCATCTACTTCGGCTACACGCACTGCCCCGACGTCTGCCCCCTGACGATGAGCAACATCGCCATCGCCAGGAAGCAGCTCCCCAAGGCCGACCAGGACAAGCTCCAGGTCGTCTTCGTCACCACCGACCCCGAGCGGGACACCTCCGCCGAGCTCGCCAAGTGGCTGCCCGCCGCCGGCGACCCCTCCTTCACCGGTCTCACCGGCGACTTCTCCGCCATCCAGGCGGGGGCCCGGCAGATCGGCATCGGCATCGACCCGCCGACGAAGGACAAGGACGGCAACGTCGTCTCCATGCACGGAGCCCAGGTGATCGCCTTCTCGCCCACCACCGACCAGGGCTACGTCCTGTACGGCGAGGACGCGACCGTCGACGACTACGCCAAGGACCTGCCGAAGATCATCAAGGGGGAGAACCCGTGA
- a CDS encoding copper chaperone PCu(A)C, which produces MTRRTTALSAAVALAAALALTGCSSSDSKPDLEVSGAFMPQPVMDMAGGFLTIKNDSGTADKLTSVTSPLSDDITMHETKNQKMQQVKSFDIPANGELSLTRGGSHIMFMELKKTPKQGEKVSIELHFEKSDPIKVDVPVEAPNHNPQQH; this is translated from the coding sequence GTGACCCGCCGCACCACCGCCCTGTCCGCCGCCGTGGCGCTCGCCGCCGCGCTCGCGCTGACCGGGTGCTCGTCCTCCGACAGCAAGCCCGACCTGGAGGTCAGCGGCGCGTTCATGCCCCAGCCGGTGATGGACATGGCCGGCGGCTTCCTCACCATCAAGAACGACAGCGGCACCGCGGACAAGCTCACCTCCGTCACCAGCCCGCTCTCGGACGACATCACCATGCACGAGACGAAGAACCAGAAGATGCAGCAGGTGAAGTCCTTCGACATCCCCGCGAACGGCGAGCTCTCCCTGACGCGTGGCGGCAGCCACATCATGTTCATGGAGCTGAAGAAGACGCCGAAGCAGGGCGAGAAGGTCAGCATCGAGCTGCACTTCGAGAAGTCCGACCCCATCAAGGTCGACGTTCCCGTCGAAGCGCCCAACCACAACCCGCAGCAGCACTGA
- a CDS encoding copper resistance protein CopC has translation MTTTAPRLGNALARLLILAAALLGTLLAGAAPASAHAALTGSDPKDGAVVATAPKEVNLTFSEQVALSTDSIRVLDPAGRRADTGEIRDLCSGSVVRYGVGLRAGLPDGTYTVAWQAVSSDSHPVAGAFTFSIGAPSTTSVALTDQAPGGGLVGVLYGIARYLSYAGFAVLVGGGAFVLACWPRGASVRPVQQTVVRGWLTLTGATLALLLLRSPYTGSGKLSDAFDLAGLKAVLETKTGAALTSRLLLLGAAALFVAVLFGAYARRTDPKEKKDLAFGLGLGGTVVAAGIAGTWALAEHASTGLQPGIAMPVDILHLLAVAAWLGGLTVLLVALHKAPSVERSAVERFSKVAFGSVAVLAATGLYQSWRQVGSWSALTGTRYGQLLLVKIGLMAVLVGIAWISRRWTQRLAEPATRSTPSPTSTAEEAVDADETPEAEDAGETPEAEAPEDAEDAEDAEDMDEALEAEAPDEVDEPEEADEPEEADEPEAPDEAEASGGPAAAAVDPVRAAQLARQRAAVATARRKRERDADPERAGLRRSVLTEAAVAVVLLAVTTVLTSTEPGRTEEEAGRATSASGPAAVPDRPVDIRLPFDTGGVDGKGVVRLSLDPGRTGSNALHLFVERPNGKPLDVPEIKVALTLEAKDVGPLPVAPDRIQTGHWSASGVQIPMPGDWKIQVTVRTSEIDQTTIDKNVKIG, from the coding sequence ATGACAACCACCGCCCCGCGCCTCGGCAACGCCCTGGCCCGGCTGCTGATCCTCGCGGCCGCGCTGCTCGGCACGCTGCTCGCCGGCGCCGCGCCCGCCTCCGCGCACGCGGCGCTCACCGGCAGCGACCCGAAGGACGGGGCGGTGGTCGCCACCGCCCCCAAGGAGGTCAACCTGACCTTCTCCGAACAGGTCGCCCTGAGCACCGACTCCATCCGGGTCCTCGACCCGGCGGGCCGACGGGCCGACACCGGCGAGATACGCGATCTGTGCAGCGGTTCCGTCGTCCGGTACGGGGTGGGGCTCCGCGCCGGACTGCCCGACGGCACGTACACCGTGGCCTGGCAGGCCGTCTCTTCCGACAGCCACCCCGTCGCCGGTGCCTTCACCTTCTCCATCGGCGCCCCCTCCACGACCTCCGTCGCCCTGACCGACCAGGCGCCCGGCGGCGGCCTCGTCGGCGTCCTCTACGGCATCGCCCGCTACCTCTCGTACGCCGGGTTCGCCGTCCTCGTCGGCGGCGGCGCCTTCGTCCTGGCCTGCTGGCCGCGCGGCGCGAGCGTCCGCCCCGTCCAGCAGACGGTGGTCCGGGGCTGGCTGACCCTCACCGGCGCCACCCTCGCGCTGCTGCTCCTGCGCAGCCCGTACACCGGCTCCGGGAAGCTCTCCGACGCCTTCGACCTGGCGGGTCTGAAGGCCGTCCTGGAGACGAAGACCGGCGCCGCGCTCACCTCCCGGCTGCTGCTGCTCGGCGCGGCCGCGCTCTTCGTGGCCGTCCTCTTCGGCGCCTACGCCCGCCGCACCGACCCGAAGGAGAAGAAGGACCTCGCCTTCGGACTCGGCCTCGGCGGCACCGTCGTCGCCGCCGGCATCGCCGGGACCTGGGCCCTGGCCGAGCACGCCTCCACCGGTCTGCAGCCCGGCATCGCCATGCCCGTCGACATCCTGCACCTCCTCGCCGTCGCCGCCTGGCTCGGCGGCCTCACCGTGCTGCTCGTCGCCCTCCACAAGGCGCCGTCCGTCGAGCGCTCCGCCGTCGAACGCTTCTCCAAGGTGGCCTTCGGCTCCGTGGCCGTCCTCGCGGCCACCGGGCTCTACCAGTCCTGGCGCCAGGTCGGCTCCTGGTCCGCCCTGACCGGGACCCGGTACGGCCAGCTGCTCCTGGTCAAGATCGGCCTCATGGCGGTCCTCGTCGGCATCGCCTGGATCTCCCGCCGCTGGACCCAGCGCCTGGCGGAGCCCGCGACGCGGTCGACTCCGTCGCCGACGTCGACGGCGGAAGAGGCCGTGGACGCGGACGAGACCCCGGAGGCCGAGGACGCGGGCGAGACCCCGGAGGCCGAGGCGCCCGAGGACGCCGAGGACGCCGAGGACGCCGAAGACATGGACGAGGCCCTGGAGGCCGAGGCGCCCGACGAGGTCGACGAGCCCGAGGAGGCCGACGAGCCCGAGGAGGCCGACGAGCCCGAGGCGCCCGACGAGGCCGAGGCCTCGGGAGGCCCCGCCGCAGCGGCCGTCGACCCCGTGCGGGCCGCGCAGCTCGCCCGGCAGCGGGCCGCCGTCGCCACCGCCCGGCGCAAGCGGGAGCGGGACGCCGACCCCGAGCGGGCCGGTCTGCGCCGCTCGGTGCTGACCGAGGCCGCCGTCGCCGTCGTCCTCCTCGCCGTGACCACCGTCCTCACCTCGACCGAGCCCGGCCGCACCGAGGAGGAGGCCGGGCGGGCCACCTCCGCCTCCGGTCCGGCCGCCGTGCCCGACCGGCCCGTCGACATCCGGCTGCCCTTCGACACCGGCGGCGTCGACGGCAAGGGCGTCGTCCGTCTCAGCCTCGACCCCGGCCGCACCGGCTCCAACGCGCTCCACCTCTTCGTCGAGCGCCCCAACGGCAAGCCGCTCGACGTCCCCGAGATCAAGGTCGCCCTCACCCTGGAGGCGAAGGACGTGGGCCCGCTGCCCGTCGCCCCCGACCGGATCCAGACCGGGCACTGGAGCGCGAGCGGCGTCCAGATCCCCATGCCCGGCGACTGGAAGATCCAGGTGACCGTCCGTACCTCCGAGATCGACCAGACCACCATCGACAAGAACGTGAAGATCGGCTGA